One window from the genome of Elaeis guineensis isolate ETL-2024a chromosome 5, EG11, whole genome shotgun sequence encodes:
- the LOC114914221 gene encoding uncharacterized protein yields the protein MHNHLQDCCSSESIDRLNHPRVIEEMNAWAPAGKEPSMNMTQSISGEKNLSHSLINKHAAAGFAYIGSQEPGELSQANAMDVVDKLLSDYNVGLSLDIDAERTQGTSSFHVLAATGAHCLAKRADRIWSVRRAGIFDWDDSLEDERQDGFLSNRNDYFCKKQARVCESPSASLKPMHHNSKIIGGAHDTSGQKECGNCKIHSNRTSLMCPDLCVVPENPVRSKKLHVSEIKINNLFKDVDEWSKSKSLEQQLEAVDVVECIEDVYDVGPNTQMAAEAMEALFCGSPLNHELEDASPGGGMLTTDCSRGVIVEKASAMNISLQKIVSSSLNSESIQMQYKGTKARGTISNRGNLSSRKCSRKSGMNRKLEDTIEKTEVVNQNRDLKEQSYAIASANLNEYSESCKQQKASERVNGTFIKEVDKHCSSWTSKGKLSDSKGLIIREHSSSDKSVLHQTKQSETEATNEASFPEAQMKENMHFVDASGLLRPTQKNRTKVSGRSTTFVRKFGSHPDVLDKKGKCKEELIIIAPKIDALSCQRRRTTHPITSGISDDNGTLNNRLLTIDVKRTANVLPTKRGRIKDVVRSLPKILDTAKRRKRTAVTRLPSPSGQIPSNATKLSPMSCLQKRASVTFAASKPLLGKDSKKCLTSNDSTAVMKHRVPFKEVAVPKLSTKSVSNFKHIEGKSLNIQQSDVACRTPLNETNTGVPFCMAYDAMRRPCNKGLSKSSARELIRLEATEPASTCLLKDSRKRKDMASVRVLFSQNLDQDIIKQQKKILMRFRIPVALSISDATHFITDKFARTRNMLEAMAMGKPVVTNTWLESCGQASCYIDEKNYILRDLKKEREIGFSMPLSLNRARHCPLLQGMSVLITPKVKPDQALVASLVKAAHGQPLEQIESHEMKENKVQDDLIVISCEEDYEICIPFLKQGGDVFSSELLLNGIVIQKLEFERHRLFSGSC from the exons ATGCATAATCATTTACAGGATTGCTGTAGTTCTGAATCCATTGACAGACTAAACCATCCAAGAGTGATTGAAGAAATGAATGCATGGGCACCTGCTGGAAAGGAACCAAGCATGAATATGACCCAAAGCATTTCTGGAGAAAAGAACCTTTCTCATTCACTCATCAACAAGCATGCTGCTGCAGGGTTTGCCTATATTGGGTCTCAAGAACCAGGCGAGCTGTCCCAAGCCAATGCTATGGATGTTGTGGATAAGTTACTTTCAGATTATAATGTAGGACTATCTCTAGATATTGATGCTGAGAGAACCCAAGGGACAAGCTCATTTCACGTCTTGGCTGCAACGGGAGCCCACTGCTTGGCTAAAAGGGCTGATCGTATTTGGTCAGTTAGAAGGGCAGGAATTTTTGACTGGGATGACAGTCTTGAAGATGAAAGACAAGATGGTTTCCTCAGTAATAGAAATGATTACTTCTGCAAAAAACAAGCCAGAGTGTGCGAATCACCTAGTGCATCCTTAAAGCCTATGCATCATAACTCCAAAATTATTGGTGGTGCGCATGATACGAGTGGGCAGAAAGAATGTGGAAATTGCAAAATTCATTCAAACAGAACCAGCTTAATGTGTCCAGATCTATGTGTGGTGCCAGAAAATCCAGTAAGAAGCAAAAAATTACATGTATctgagataaaaataaataacctTTTCAAGGATGTGGATGAATGGTCCAAGTCAAAATCTCTAGAGCAGCAATTGGAGGCAGTTGATGTAGTTGAATGCATAGAAGATGTGTATGATGTGGGCCCTAATACTCAAATGGCTGCTGAAGCTATGGAGGCCTTATTTTGTGGTTCTCCTCTTAACCATGAGTTGGAGGACGCAAGTCCTGGAGGTGGAATGTTGACCACAGATTGCAGCAGAGGTGTGATAGTGGAGAAGGCTTCAGCAATGAATATTTCACTCCAAAAGATTGTTTCCTCTAGTCTTAATTCAGAAAGTATTCAAATGCAATACAAAGGAACGAAGGCACGCGGGACTATATCTAACAGGGGAAATTTAAGTTCTAGAAAATGCTCCAGAAAATCAGGAATGAATAGGAAATTAGAGGACACAATAGAAAAAACAGAAGTGGTTAACCAAAATCGGGATCTGAAAGAACAATCATATGCTATAGCCTCTGCCAATCTGAATGAATATTCTGAATCATGCAAGCAACAGAAAGCATCAGAAAGAGTGAATGGAACCTTCATCAAAGAGGTTGACAAACACTGCAGTTCATGGACATCTAAAGGAAAGCTTTCAGACAGCAAGGGACTCATTATACGAGAGCACTCCTCAAGTGATAAGTCTGTTTTGCATCAAACTAAGCAGAGTGAAACTGAGGCTACCAATGAAGCAAGCTTTCCTGAGGCCCAAATGAAAGAAAATATGCATTTTGTAGATGCATCTGGTCTGCTGAGGCCCACCCAGAAAAATCGTACTAAAGTTTCAGGCAGAAGTACTACATTTGTAAGGAAATTTGGAAGTCATCCTGATGTGCTGGATAAAAAAGGGAAATGCAAGGAAGAGCTTATAATCATTGCACCTAAAATAGATGCTTTGAGCTGCCAAAGAAGGAGGACAACTCATCCGATTACTTCAGGCATTTCAGATGATAATGGCACCTTGAACAACCGATTGCTCACAATTGATGTTAAGAGAACAGCTAATGTGCTACCAACAAAGCGAGGAAGGATCAAAGATGTCGTAAGAAGTCTTCCCAAAATCCTAGACACAGCAAAGAGGAGGAAAAGAACAGCCGTTACACGGTTACCTTCTCCAAGTGGTCAAATCCCATCCAATGCTACAAAGTTGTCACCAATGTCTTGTCTGCAAAAAAGGGCATCAGTAACTTTTGCTGCAAGTAAACCTCTTTTAGGAAAGGATTCCAAGAAATGTTTGACCAGCAATGATTCCACTGCTGTGATGAAGCACAGGGTTCCTTTTAAAGAAGTGGCAGTACCCAAGTTGAGCACAAAATCTGTATCTAATTTCAAGCATATTGAAGGGAAATCTCTTAACATTCAACAATCTGATGTAGCATGCAGAACACCATTAAACGAAACAAACACAGGCGTGCCTTTCTGCATGGCTTATGACGCTATGAGAAGACCATGCAATAAAGGTCTTTCAAAATCGAGTGCTAGAGAGCTTATCAGACTAGAAGCTACTGAACCAGCATCCACCTGTTTATTGAAAGATTCACGAAAAAGAAAGGATATGGCCAGTGTTCGTGTTCTGTTCAGCCAAAATTTGGATCAAGACATAATCAAGCAGCAGAAAAAA ATCTTGATGCGCTTTAGAATTCCAGTTGCCCTATCAATTTCAGATGCAACACACTTCATCACAGATAAGTTTGCACGAACAAGGAATATGTTAGAAGCAATGGCTATGGGTAAACCGGTAGTGACAAATACATGGCTTGAAAGCTGTGGACAGGCTAGCTGCtatattgatgaaaaaaattacataCTGAGGGATCTAAAGAAGGAAAGGGAGATTGGCTTCAGCATGCCTCTTTCATTGAATCGTGCACGCCACTGTCCACTCTTGCAG GGTATGAGCGTGTTAATCACTCCAAAAGTAAAACCTGATCAAGCGCTAGTAGCTAGTTTGGTCAAGGCAGCACATGGTCAG